Genomic DNA from Schistocerca americana isolate TAMUIC-IGC-003095 chromosome 6, iqSchAmer2.1, whole genome shotgun sequence:
atgaataataatttagaaactgatgtcCGGAATGATAGTAAAACCGAGGAGTTGCCAAAAGaaactgacactcctgcattcaaccagttaggcattaatgacaatatttcttctgggcaaggggcagaagttggcaatgctcaagctatgtccatacaggatatgctaacagcattatttgaaaagtttactattaaaggGCAGGAGCGCGAAAAACAACGCGAgtttaaagagcaggagcgtgaaagacaacgtcagcaggaaaagaaaaaacgtagacaggaaaagcttatagagaaacagcaacaggagctcaaggaccaagaaaaggaaaagaaatttatggaaaatataaacaatatttttctggaaagagataaagaaattgtccgtaggataaatcaagtgttgttcgatcgtgataatgctattactacccattttaagcaggcGATCGATGAagtaaaaaccactattgaaccgttaacaaacattccagttcaggtcaatagtcttcaaactgaagtagatagactagagaaccaattcaaagccttggctaccgctgtggaaacaatgcaggaggacattccctcggaaatccgaaagcaagtccgaacagaagtagccagggtgctgagctttgaaaatcaaaactttgaaaatctgacagtatgcagtaatgacaacatTGGTACTGACAGGGAAAAGATCGCAGATGATCTGACGGCGAATTTTAATACACCAgaaggaagaccaaattttggtaatcaaccgatattaccagagcaatatgtgacaccaaggaacaataatagtggaatagaatgtacttgtaataaagtaaccacaccacctgcgaatgatagcaactactttgatgcatgaagaaagcctaattaagcatagacagtttcaaatatttaacgatgaaaacaagaaaaacatacatccagtagttttcattcgaaacttcaaaagtgttcttccaaaatcatggtcggcagaacagaaaatacagtttgtggtttcacatatttctggtgatgcgtcgctctgggcattaaatgcagcagaaacttgcaagactttccacgactttgagaaggcgttccttgatcaattctggtcagcgtctactcaagagcgactccgtaaaattgtttacaatgcagaaatgtacaatccgaagtcaggttccttaagaaagtactttgaaaaatatattaacatgacgCGGTACCGGGATGAGCCActaaccaccagagacttattgcgagtgttaaaagctaaattacccatacatattagagaaaaattatttaatgttacagacaccgatctgaaagaatttctgtctgtaattgattctctggatctagtgcaagaagaagccagaaaaaattctgacgtgatcaccaataataatagtcctaatagaaaaaattcatggaatggaaataatggaaataggggcgaaggtagtccaaagaaaaataaaagtaaagcttatagtaacggaaaatacaacaataataatagtagtaggaatgcctacaaccaaaattttggttatcctaataataataacagtaattatcaaaaggtcgaagaacaccaacaaccgaatggtattcagaggccgtaccacaatgaaaacccaaacaataacattagcaaccgaaagagacgaaatgactacgggtcagacagtccatataaagacaagcctaaaagtatgcggggtgacagtgaatattggtgacagccagggccaagtcattggccgccgcagcaaaattctatcaattcaggtcagccaataaattatgtacaggctatacctataccaagcaatcaatatccaccgtggtgggatccaagcaggcctcctccgactgaaaactcacaaaatgttagaatagtggaggtaccttcggaaacaaaacaaaacactcagaagccaacaaactaatttcggtccctgtaggccgtcgccaggtgaccgaggccaacaacGAAGGCAATAGGTTgacagaacaaaaaataaacatgatacggtatcaggatggcaacaggatcgaagatgagctatatcaggaacctgccgtctctgataagccacaaagggaaaatatccaagcaagtgtcaccggagctgtaaatggtgtaacaactactattttgcttgacacaggtgctaatGTATCAGTTCTGGacacgcagtttttcaagaaggtatcggagataaggagattgccgattttgccggttgcaaattgtaaggttataggggcattgggaaaaaaggcacagagtatagAACACCAGACAGGTGGAAGTTGTAAgaagtccgagcagatgtaatttcgatgtattgctcatgcactgcctgcaataggcaaggtataagagaatctctgaccagagagcagtgttgactgcagtaggaattgTGTAGTTGTAGCagttaagttgttgctagtctgcagtctggtctggagtctggtctggtctggtatggtgtatcgtgttggctggcccggtcgcggtgcagcgatgccggagcctgagtattattgtataaggtaaaaagcagcctcgcgcatatgtattaatgttatctcaagtctcatgtaaatgttttaaaactctcgtaataataatcttcctcataaaaagtaacttttatcaaccattcatttcaattgaaagaatttactaatttctcccatccatgatcatcccgattattgcaatagaaaaatcagttgcttcctttcataaatgacagataggtcggccagcattgcacagagctgtgccggaaaaatttattgtaagagcagatatatccggcgacttcattggggtaagaatttttccttttttattcagaatgatctttcaggcccacgacgcagcactgctgtcgtccaaaatttaccaggttaaattcacagtgaattattgaaaagtcataagtgagcgacaatttaattgagaggttacttatattgttttattaccaggttactgaatttatttttttattgggacgttacactaaatgtgaacgacataattataatttttactgttgagaggtttaggaatttttttgtTATGAGGTCACGCTAaacgtgaatgaattttgagcttagattaaatcagaaagaattttgtgtggaggttaatgtgaaaagaattttgtagggaggttataaatgtaaataaattttgtggggaggttacactaattagaatcatattcatattatttaaataaattttgtgtggaggttacacttggcgacaaccggccaggatcgtatttctttgtgaatctctgagaagtagtcatatatctgctcttatttacttaaatgtagtttgcatctggcgcaacgcatttactaacctGTCATTTTTTCTTTCAcaggtcatcggcaatttattgctcttttttgtaattgtgtttgttccatttcgctttgtctttctttcattttgtgcttaattttgatttgtgaaaaatgccgcgagaaactgttaacagtacatcgcgatgtgcaatgagtgaaatagccgactcgaataatttgaccgataatacttgcgacactcagtgtcttaatgatagtcctccatttacagaaaatcagtgcgtaccgaccactagtaatgattttgatcccaatgatgaacaaacaaattcaattatgtccacagtaaatgtaacagttgatgacgcggcacgttccgatacaatgaacgctgcccagtgtgacacacccggtttgcaaaatttgcatagtgaacagataaatttttctcacgaagatgaacaatgtagtcaaaatacgtcaaatttatttgattccgaggtaatgacccacagtgcacatccaattggcgaaccttttcaagaatcagataattaccaaatggttacacaaaacgtgacaattgcaggtacgctactaaacagcacagagaatagagtaggtaatattggcatggatcaagttatggcattattgctacaacttaatgaaaatttcaaacaacaacttaatgaaaatttcaaacagtcgaagaaagaacaagacaacaattactaacaacttaatgaaaaactagacagcaattccaaacagtcgaatgataaacaagacaacaatttcaaacaacttagtgaacagattacagccgttgccgcgaaatgtcatgatactaaagaacaattacgtgaggaaattaaggcttgtgctaggaacagtagtgaagaaattagatctgtggcacaagaattaagtaatacacatgcagccacaactaaattacttagagatgaaattagtgcagtcgctaaacaatgttctgaaaacgcaacacagttacgcgacgagtttaaattaatgtcagcagaactttcacgcacgctgcatgcgaaagtagacgcgaaatttgaccaatagaacagccaaattgacgaacgttttaatcaccacctacaaaacagtgaaacgcgttaccgtaaatttatacaggaacagaataaagaaaagcaacaagtcatggaaacatttactgcacagagacaggaagataagcgtaaattgtttacgaaagcaaaaacatacgtagacaataatattgctgcagtatcagacgaaatcaaacagttgaacaccgaattgcatgatgaaatctccgatcttaaaacaaaaacagacacacacacattagactttcagacaatgaccaatagacttgaaaagttggaactaatacaggatcccgatgccatcaaagcagacgtttaGAAATTGAACAaagccacacgtaaaatacaaaaacaaattaatgcttgtgaactaaaaacgatgatcaggtaaaagcactgactgaaaaatatgatgaattggccagtcgtgttgatgttatcgaaaataataatggcaccaaatcagacgatacgtcacctatttcgcttaatcaaacacccgaattccaaaatttacagcagacgatctgtgagataggttcgtccaataacacattacgtagaaaattgtcatctttacaccaagaagtgacggagatgaaaaatatttaagCCTTCAACACGACACAGTATACGCCActctccgaacatttctcacactcagacAGCCAGTATAATTCAGGTAATTTACAAacagtacgtgagttagattccgaacagtcacagacaaatagattatcatacaatcctgaacctgttcagacatacagagacgataattttgattataagcaatttttatcagtAAAAAAGTCTTagatatttaaaaatgacagaacacaaatacatcctttggactggatacgacaatttgcttttgtatttttatcaccttagcctgtaatgcagaaactaaaatttatttgcagtgcgtaaacgacctcaggggattcattacacttcgatgaatatgtgccgtagcgtgcacagggccccgagccgtagtagtgctgtttcatctttagttttctgcactgctgccttctcttttactatcctttatatttatcaaaacagctcttcaactatcgatctatctagtattaggaatgtgtaaagaaaaccagacacgacaagttttacctgaaagtggcaGTTATCATTGTACGCtacagaaatgacaaccacgagaattttaataacagacaaaatcttaattaacagtatcgtcaaaattatcagcaacgggaaccacattttggtaacaatagaggtttttcccaacaacagaatcaaagccagccggttagcatgcctaagcaacaatgtaatgtgcaaggtcaaccaagctttaatgtttcgccgcctacacatatAGATAGCatcggccacaccaaatagtaacgcacagcagcaaggaaatcactacgtacagaaaacacaccatttcaattcctatcgcaatgcaccgtatagaaatgactatcatgacagacgtaaaagtaatgagcacaattttcagcatacgtttaataacagtcggtcttaccagcagcaaaatcatccgcaacaacagattatcatgagtgaaccagacagtcggtatcatcccgaacctaatgcgtcaggacgaaataacagaacagtacaaatagtggaaacgccacagcatcctcccgcaaataatagcacgtcagatagaatttgactagatacagtgcagaatgaatcttccagcaacgtaagcaatacttttgacacacagaatcttgttcacgaaaatgttattacttttgacgacatccgagacactcttttgcaggaaaaaccagttattcaaaaaaccatttcacaccctgtcattgaagtaaagattggatcatccaaattttcagcagtagtcgattctggatcacctatgtcagttataaatgaggaaactttcaaccaatgtaacaaagagaatacctatcctacgttaccattaggcaaaactaaagtaaaaggagcagtatctggtaaaggggTAGacataaaattacagacacacttatcattttgtattgcaggtcatacgtttcactcaaatttttggatttttccGTTATTGACAACAGGCGTTatattaggtacgaattttctggtacaacaagacgcaattattgactttcaaaattcctatttaatgttaaaggatgaaaatgtacaactggcattagaatttcagaactctttatctgtagaagaacaaacaattaatcgaacagaggtcatttctacatcgcgttacatagactgtcatttgacattgtt
This window encodes:
- the LOC124620047 gene encoding E3 ubiquitin-protein ligase BRE1A-like, yielding MNNNLETDVRNDSKTEELPKETDTPAFNQLGINDNISSGQGAEVGNAQAMSIQDMLTALFEKFTIKGQEREKQREFKEQERERQRQQEKKKRRQEKLIEKQQQELKDQEKEKKFMENINNIFLERDKEIVRRINQVLFDRDNAITTHFKQAIDEVKTTIEPLTNIPVQVNSLQTEVDRLENQFKALATAVETMQEDIPSEIRKQVRTEVARVLSFENQNFENLTVCSNDNIGTDREKIADDLTANFNTPEGRPNFGNQPILPEQYVTPRNNNSGIECTCNKVTTPPANDSNYFDA